The Astyanax mexicanus isolate ESR-SI-001 chromosome 12, AstMex3_surface, whole genome shotgun sequence genome window below encodes:
- the plin3 gene encoding mannose-6-phosphate receptor binding protein 1 isoform X3, with protein sequence MAENAKTSDTDSQEQQVTPSLMSRVGNLPFVSSAYDAVSSAYTSTKDSVPILRGVMDAAESGVRTLGAAASTGTKPILDRLEPQIAMVNEYAMKGLDKVEEKLPVLQQPADKLVSETVDKMYQSVTGAKEAVVGAVMGGVEMTRTAVNEGISTVMASRVGQMVSSGVGLALTRSEDWVDHNLPLTEKELADLAEPLPNEEGGVALSSAPSYFVRLGKLSARVRERALELSVNKARNARDATHTVITQITSTLDLLETARTASWLGGAPEQLLNRWKEWREGQHKDVAEEVEVDVVKDQGEQMEGRTLSMVRGLSEQLRMASRSVVSSAQGLPGVVQEQLQNARRTAEDLHTSLGKTTSLTPLLLQQSRQQLAQVRQSLDGVTEYLLNNTPLNWLVGPFSPALTERRLTAE encoded by the exons ATGGCAGAGAACGCTAAAACGAGTGACACCGACTCTCAAGAGCAACAGGTGACTCCT agtttaatgtcTCGGGTGGGTAACCTGCCCTTCGTCAGCTCTGCGTATGATGCGGTGTCCAGTGCCTACACCAGCACTAAGGACAGTGTGCCCATCCTCAGGGGGGTGATGGACGCTGCTGAGAGTGGGGTCCGTACACTGGGGGCTGCGGCCAGTACGGGAACCAAGCCTATACTGGACAGACTGGAACCACAGA TTGCAATGGTGAATGAGTATGCCATGAAAGGACTGGATAAAGTGGAGGAAAAGCTTCCAGTGTTACAACAGCCAGCAGACAAG CTGGTGTCAGAAACAGTGGACAAGATGTACCAGTCTGTGACGGGGGCGAAGGAGGCCGTGGTGGGGGCGGTGATGGGGGGTGTGGAGATGACCCGCACGGCTGTGAACGAGGGCATTAGCACAGTCATGGCCAGCAGGGTGGGTCAGATGGTCAGCAGTGGGGTGGGCCTGGCGCTGACCCGCTCTGAGGACTGGGTGGACCATAACCTTCCTCTAACTGAGAAAGAACTGG CGGATCTGGCTGAGCCTCTGCCGAACGAAGAAGGCGGAGTTGCCCTAAGCTCCGCCCCCAGCTACTTTGTCCGTCTGGGTAAGTTGTCAGCCCGAGTCCGAGAGAGAGCGCTGGAGCTTTCCGTAAACAAAGCCCGAAACGCCCGGGACGCCACCCACACCGTCATCACCCAGATCACCAGCACACTGGACCTGCTGGAGACCGCACGCACTGCCAGCTGGCTAGGGGGCGCTCCAGAGCAGCTGCTGAACCGCTGGAAGGAGTGGAGAGAGGGGCAGCACAAAGATGTAgcagaggaggtggaggtggacgTAGTGAAAGACCAGGGAGAG CAGATGGAGGGGCGTACTCTCTCAATGGTTCGTGGACTGAGTGAGCAGTTGCGGATGGCCAGCAGGAGTGTAGTATCCAGTGCGCAGGGTCTGCCCGGAGTGGTCCAGGAGCAGCTGCAGAACGCCCGCCGCACGGCCGAGGACCTCCACACTTCTCTGGGCAAAACCACCAGCCTTACCCCCCTGCTGCTCCAGCAAAGCCGCCAGCAGCTTGCCCAG GTACGACAGTCACTGGACGGAGTAACAGAATATCTACTGAACAACACGCCCCTGAACTGGTTAGTCGGACCGTTCTCTCCCGCGCTGACTGAGAGAAGGCTGACTGCTGAGTAG
- the zgc:77486 gene encoding AN1-type zinc finger protein 5 → MAQETNQTQVPMLCTMGCGFYGNPRTNGMCSVCYKEHLQRQQGGGRSSPPGEKAATSPAGSPGAPTVTVETTPEPTSEAVTPSEERTSSGSPSPVTQQMTAMSISQDTAATDSDRADGEEEDEDEGSSKSSGPVVEAAQASSDGDQTPDKNKKKNRCFICRKKVGLTGFDCRCGNLFCAIHRYSDKHDCPYDYRGAAAARIRKENPIVVAEKIQKL, encoded by the exons ATGGCTCAGGAGACGAATCAGACACAGGTGCCAATGCTTTGCACAATGGGATGCGGTTTCTACGGTAACCCCCGTACCAATGGCATGTGCTCTGTCTGCTACAAGGAACACCTGCAAAGGCAGCAGGGAGGGGGGCGGAGCAGCCCCCCAGGAGAGAAAG CTGCTACTTCTCCAGCAGGGTCCCCAGGAGCCCCGACTGTAACTGTGGAGACCACCCCTGAGCCCACGTCAGAAGCAGTAACTCCGTCAGAGGAGCGCACATCCAG TGGGTCTCCAAGTCCTGTCACTCAGCAGATGACGGCGATGAGCATCTCCCAGGACACTGCAGCCACTGACTCGGACAGAGCCGACGGCGAGGAGGAAGACGAGGACGAAGGCTCGTCTAAAAGCTCAG GGCCAGTGGTAGAGGCAGCACAGGCTTCTTCAGATGGGGATCAGACTCCtgacaagaacaagaagaagaaccgATGCTTCATTTGCAGGAAAAAAGTCGGCCTCACGG GCTTCGACTGCCGCTGTGGCAACCTGTTCTGCGCCATCCACCGCTACTCGGACAAACACGACTGCCCCTACGACTACAGAGGGGCGGCAGCTGCCCGCATCCGCAAGGAGAACCCCATCGTGGTGGCAGAGAAGATCCAGAAGTTATGA
- the plin3 gene encoding mannose-6-phosphate receptor binding protein 1 isoform X1, which produces MAENAKTSDTDSQEQQVTPSLMSRVGNLPFVSSAYDAVSSAYTSTKDSVPILRGVMDAAESGVRTLGAAASTGTKPILDRLEPQIAMVNEYAMKGLDKVEEKLPVLQQPADKLVSETVDKMYQSVTGAKEAVVGAVMGGVEMTRTAVNEGISTVMASRVGQMVSSGVGLALTRSEDWVDHNLPLTEKELADLAEPLPNEEGGVALSSAPSYFVRLGKLSARVRERALELSVNKARNARDATHTVITQITSTLDLLETARTASWLGGAPEQLLNRWKEWREGQHKDVAEEVEVDVVKDQGESWQPRVPIATTTESQHKSELQMEGRTLSMVRGLSEQLRMASRSVVSSAQGLPGVVQEQLQNARRTAEDLHTSLGKTTSLTPLLLQQSRQQLAQVRQSLDGVTEYLLNNTPLNWLVGPFSPALTERRLTAE; this is translated from the exons ATGGCAGAGAACGCTAAAACGAGTGACACCGACTCTCAAGAGCAACAGGTGACTCCT agtttaatgtcTCGGGTGGGTAACCTGCCCTTCGTCAGCTCTGCGTATGATGCGGTGTCCAGTGCCTACACCAGCACTAAGGACAGTGTGCCCATCCTCAGGGGGGTGATGGACGCTGCTGAGAGTGGGGTCCGTACACTGGGGGCTGCGGCCAGTACGGGAACCAAGCCTATACTGGACAGACTGGAACCACAGA TTGCAATGGTGAATGAGTATGCCATGAAAGGACTGGATAAAGTGGAGGAAAAGCTTCCAGTGTTACAACAGCCAGCAGACAAG CTGGTGTCAGAAACAGTGGACAAGATGTACCAGTCTGTGACGGGGGCGAAGGAGGCCGTGGTGGGGGCGGTGATGGGGGGTGTGGAGATGACCCGCACGGCTGTGAACGAGGGCATTAGCACAGTCATGGCCAGCAGGGTGGGTCAGATGGTCAGCAGTGGGGTGGGCCTGGCGCTGACCCGCTCTGAGGACTGGGTGGACCATAACCTTCCTCTAACTGAGAAAGAACTGG CGGATCTGGCTGAGCCTCTGCCGAACGAAGAAGGCGGAGTTGCCCTAAGCTCCGCCCCCAGCTACTTTGTCCGTCTGGGTAAGTTGTCAGCCCGAGTCCGAGAGAGAGCGCTGGAGCTTTCCGTAAACAAAGCCCGAAACGCCCGGGACGCCACCCACACCGTCATCACCCAGATCACCAGCACACTGGACCTGCTGGAGACCGCACGCACTGCCAGCTGGCTAGGGGGCGCTCCAGAGCAGCTGCTGAACCGCTGGAAGGAGTGGAGAGAGGGGCAGCACAAAGATGTAgcagaggaggtggaggtggacgTAGTGAAAGACCAGGGAGAG TCCTGGCAACCCCGAGTTCCAATCGCCACCACTACCGAATCACAGCACAAATCTGAATTg CAGATGGAGGGGCGTACTCTCTCAATGGTTCGTGGACTGAGTGAGCAGTTGCGGATGGCCAGCAGGAGTGTAGTATCCAGTGCGCAGGGTCTGCCCGGAGTGGTCCAGGAGCAGCTGCAGAACGCCCGCCGCACGGCCGAGGACCTCCACACTTCTCTGGGCAAAACCACCAGCCTTACCCCCCTGCTGCTCCAGCAAAGCCGCCAGCAGCTTGCCCAG GTACGACAGTCACTGGACGGAGTAACAGAATATCTACTGAACAACACGCCCCTGAACTGGTTAGTCGGACCGTTCTCTCCCGCGCTGACTGAGAGAAGGCTGACTGCTGAGTAG
- the plin3 gene encoding mannose-6-phosphate receptor binding protein 1 isoform X2, with product MAENAKTSDTDSQEQQSLMSRVGNLPFVSSAYDAVSSAYTSTKDSVPILRGVMDAAESGVRTLGAAASTGTKPILDRLEPQIAMVNEYAMKGLDKVEEKLPVLQQPADKLVSETVDKMYQSVTGAKEAVVGAVMGGVEMTRTAVNEGISTVMASRVGQMVSSGVGLALTRSEDWVDHNLPLTEKELADLAEPLPNEEGGVALSSAPSYFVRLGKLSARVRERALELSVNKARNARDATHTVITQITSTLDLLETARTASWLGGAPEQLLNRWKEWREGQHKDVAEEVEVDVVKDQGESWQPRVPIATTTESQHKSELQMEGRTLSMVRGLSEQLRMASRSVVSSAQGLPGVVQEQLQNARRTAEDLHTSLGKTTSLTPLLLQQSRQQLAQVRQSLDGVTEYLLNNTPLNWLVGPFSPALTERRLTAE from the exons ATGGCAGAGAACGCTAAAACGAGTGACACCGACTCTCAAGAGCAACAG agtttaatgtcTCGGGTGGGTAACCTGCCCTTCGTCAGCTCTGCGTATGATGCGGTGTCCAGTGCCTACACCAGCACTAAGGACAGTGTGCCCATCCTCAGGGGGGTGATGGACGCTGCTGAGAGTGGGGTCCGTACACTGGGGGCTGCGGCCAGTACGGGAACCAAGCCTATACTGGACAGACTGGAACCACAGA TTGCAATGGTGAATGAGTATGCCATGAAAGGACTGGATAAAGTGGAGGAAAAGCTTCCAGTGTTACAACAGCCAGCAGACAAG CTGGTGTCAGAAACAGTGGACAAGATGTACCAGTCTGTGACGGGGGCGAAGGAGGCCGTGGTGGGGGCGGTGATGGGGGGTGTGGAGATGACCCGCACGGCTGTGAACGAGGGCATTAGCACAGTCATGGCCAGCAGGGTGGGTCAGATGGTCAGCAGTGGGGTGGGCCTGGCGCTGACCCGCTCTGAGGACTGGGTGGACCATAACCTTCCTCTAACTGAGAAAGAACTGG CGGATCTGGCTGAGCCTCTGCCGAACGAAGAAGGCGGAGTTGCCCTAAGCTCCGCCCCCAGCTACTTTGTCCGTCTGGGTAAGTTGTCAGCCCGAGTCCGAGAGAGAGCGCTGGAGCTTTCCGTAAACAAAGCCCGAAACGCCCGGGACGCCACCCACACCGTCATCACCCAGATCACCAGCACACTGGACCTGCTGGAGACCGCACGCACTGCCAGCTGGCTAGGGGGCGCTCCAGAGCAGCTGCTGAACCGCTGGAAGGAGTGGAGAGAGGGGCAGCACAAAGATGTAgcagaggaggtggaggtggacgTAGTGAAAGACCAGGGAGAG TCCTGGCAACCCCGAGTTCCAATCGCCACCACTACCGAATCACAGCACAAATCTGAATTg CAGATGGAGGGGCGTACTCTCTCAATGGTTCGTGGACTGAGTGAGCAGTTGCGGATGGCCAGCAGGAGTGTAGTATCCAGTGCGCAGGGTCTGCCCGGAGTGGTCCAGGAGCAGCTGCAGAACGCCCGCCGCACGGCCGAGGACCTCCACACTTCTCTGGGCAAAACCACCAGCCTTACCCCCCTGCTGCTCCAGCAAAGCCGCCAGCAGCTTGCCCAG GTACGACAGTCACTGGACGGAGTAACAGAATATCTACTGAACAACACGCCCCTGAACTGGTTAGTCGGACCGTTCTCTCCCGCGCTGACTGAGAGAAGGCTGACTGCTGAGTAG
- the plin3 gene encoding mannose-6-phosphate receptor binding protein 1 isoform X4 yields the protein MAENAKTSDTDSQEQQSLMSRVGNLPFVSSAYDAVSSAYTSTKDSVPILRGVMDAAESGVRTLGAAASTGTKPILDRLEPQIAMVNEYAMKGLDKVEEKLPVLQQPADKLVSETVDKMYQSVTGAKEAVVGAVMGGVEMTRTAVNEGISTVMASRVGQMVSSGVGLALTRSEDWVDHNLPLTEKELADLAEPLPNEEGGVALSSAPSYFVRLGKLSARVRERALELSVNKARNARDATHTVITQITSTLDLLETARTASWLGGAPEQLLNRWKEWREGQHKDVAEEVEVDVVKDQGEQMEGRTLSMVRGLSEQLRMASRSVVSSAQGLPGVVQEQLQNARRTAEDLHTSLGKTTSLTPLLLQQSRQQLAQVRQSLDGVTEYLLNNTPLNWLVGPFSPALTERRLTAE from the exons ATGGCAGAGAACGCTAAAACGAGTGACACCGACTCTCAAGAGCAACAG agtttaatgtcTCGGGTGGGTAACCTGCCCTTCGTCAGCTCTGCGTATGATGCGGTGTCCAGTGCCTACACCAGCACTAAGGACAGTGTGCCCATCCTCAGGGGGGTGATGGACGCTGCTGAGAGTGGGGTCCGTACACTGGGGGCTGCGGCCAGTACGGGAACCAAGCCTATACTGGACAGACTGGAACCACAGA TTGCAATGGTGAATGAGTATGCCATGAAAGGACTGGATAAAGTGGAGGAAAAGCTTCCAGTGTTACAACAGCCAGCAGACAAG CTGGTGTCAGAAACAGTGGACAAGATGTACCAGTCTGTGACGGGGGCGAAGGAGGCCGTGGTGGGGGCGGTGATGGGGGGTGTGGAGATGACCCGCACGGCTGTGAACGAGGGCATTAGCACAGTCATGGCCAGCAGGGTGGGTCAGATGGTCAGCAGTGGGGTGGGCCTGGCGCTGACCCGCTCTGAGGACTGGGTGGACCATAACCTTCCTCTAACTGAGAAAGAACTGG CGGATCTGGCTGAGCCTCTGCCGAACGAAGAAGGCGGAGTTGCCCTAAGCTCCGCCCCCAGCTACTTTGTCCGTCTGGGTAAGTTGTCAGCCCGAGTCCGAGAGAGAGCGCTGGAGCTTTCCGTAAACAAAGCCCGAAACGCCCGGGACGCCACCCACACCGTCATCACCCAGATCACCAGCACACTGGACCTGCTGGAGACCGCACGCACTGCCAGCTGGCTAGGGGGCGCTCCAGAGCAGCTGCTGAACCGCTGGAAGGAGTGGAGAGAGGGGCAGCACAAAGATGTAgcagaggaggtggaggtggacgTAGTGAAAGACCAGGGAGAG CAGATGGAGGGGCGTACTCTCTCAATGGTTCGTGGACTGAGTGAGCAGTTGCGGATGGCCAGCAGGAGTGTAGTATCCAGTGCGCAGGGTCTGCCCGGAGTGGTCCAGGAGCAGCTGCAGAACGCCCGCCGCACGGCCGAGGACCTCCACACTTCTCTGGGCAAAACCACCAGCCTTACCCCCCTGCTGCTCCAGCAAAGCCGCCAGCAGCTTGCCCAG GTACGACAGTCACTGGACGGAGTAACAGAATATCTACTGAACAACACGCCCCTGAACTGGTTAGTCGGACCGTTCTCTCCCGCGCTGACTGAGAGAAGGCTGACTGCTGAGTAG